A genomic region of Alnus glutinosa chromosome 11, dhAlnGlut1.1, whole genome shotgun sequence contains the following coding sequences:
- the LOC133882390 gene encoding rust resistance kinase Lr10-like — MAFSAAAGLTALVVVVLIHQTCSAKHSHVCAPSSCGDIHNISYPFRLQDDPKNCGRRRYTLSCDQNNRTVLNLYAGKYYVQQINYDDYTIRVVDPGIQVLPIPRYFLNINNFSDGIGESYVLNQNGMESVVFVTCKNPVSSPFYLETSACFSNGSEYYSSNSSKRYRYVKVGITNAADVVDSCQIERMVPTSWPRNDDRHVSCSVVHRKLVYGFELSWQRDNCRSCFIVEELTGDHCYFDEANRIHCSGIIGQLILHFIGLLLVLLIFGLYKVLITVLGTPCVIAFLVYKWRRRHLSMYEAVEEFLENYKNLVSIRYSYSKIKKMTENFKDKLGEGGYGTVYKGTLRSGRLVAVKMLGKSKANGQDFINEVATIGRIHHVNVVQLIGFCVQGPNRALIYEFMPKGSLNKYIFSPEESVVLSYKKLYDIAVGIARGIEYLHQGCDMQILHFDIKPHNILLDENFTPKVSDFGLAKLYPVDNSIVSLTAARRTLGYMAPELFYKNIGGVSFKSDVYSFGMLLMEMASRRKNVNSFAEHSSQIYFPTWVYDQLHDGKDIQMEDGTEEEKKMIKKMIIVALWCIQMKPSDRPSMNNVVEMLEGEVECLQMPPMPTLSSPDRPIMNAGENSSQSYSSIQSYESNQSTQF, encoded by the exons ATGGCCTTCTCTGCTGCTGCTGGTCTCACGGCccttgttgttgttgttctaATCCATCAAACTTGCAGTGCTAAGCATAGCCATGTCTGTGCTCCTTCTTCTTGCGGTGATATCCATAACATAAGTTATCCCTTTAGATTACAAGACGATCCAAAAAATTGCGGCCGCCGAAGGTATACCCTTTCATGTGATCAGAACAACCGCACAGTATTAAACTTATATGCCGGAAAATACTATGTACAGCAAATCAATTACGATGACTACACAATCCGAGTGGTAGACCCGGGTATTCAGGTATTACCAATCCCTCGTTATTTTCTAAACATCAATAATTTCAGTGATGGGATCGGGGAGTCATATGTCCTGAATCAAAACGGAATGGAGAGTGTGGTTTTCGTGACGTGTAAAAATCCGGTGAGTTCACCGTTCTATTTGGAGACTTCTGCTTGCTTTAGTAATGGATCAGAGTACTATTCTTCCAACTCTTCCAAGAGGTACAGATATGTTAAAGTCGGCATAACGAATGCAGCGGATGTGGTGGACTCGTGCCAGATAGAGCGAATGGTTCCGACATCGTGGCCAAGAAATGATGACCGACATGTTTCCTGTTCAGTCGTCCACAGGAAATTGGTATATGGTTTTGAGCTTTCATGGCAACGAGATAATTGTCGAAGCTGCTTCATTGTGGAGGAGCTTACTGGAGACCATTGCTACTTCGATGAGGCAAATCGTATTCATTGTTCTGGAATAATAG GTCAACTAATACTGCATTTCATAG GTCTTCTTTTGGTCCTTCTGATCTTTG GATTATACAAGGTCCTAATAACTGTATTAGGGACTCCATGTGTGATTGCGTTTTTAGTATATAAATGGCGTAGGAGGCATTTATCTATGTATGAGGCAGTTGAAGAATTTCTGGAAAACTACAAAAATCTCGTGTCAATAAGGTACTCTTActcaaaaataaagaagatgaCCGAAAATTTCAAGGACAAATTGGGTGAAGGAGGCTATGGCACTGTATATAAAGGAACACTTCGAAGTGGCCGTCTTGTAGCTGTAAAGATGTTAGGTAAATCCAAAGCTAATGGTCAAGACTTTATAAATGAAGTTGCAACCATTGGAAGGATTCACCATGTTAATGTAGTGCAGCTTATTGGATTTTGCGTTCAAGGGCCAAACCGGGCTCTTATATATGAATTCATGCCTAAAGGGTCTTTGAATAAGTACATTTTTTCGCCAGAAGAAAGTGTTGTCCTAAGctacaaaaaattatatgacATTGCTGTAGGAATTGCTCGTGGGATTGAATATTTGCATCAAGGATGTGACATGcaaattttgcattttgataTCAAGCCTCACAACATTCTTCTTGATGAGAATTTTACTCCTAAGGTTTCTGACTTTGGCCTTGCAAAACTGTATCCCGTAGACAACAGCATTGTTTCTTTGACTGCAGCAAGAAGGACATTAGGATATATGGCTCCTGAATTATTctacaaaaacattggaggcgTCTCATTCAAATCTGATGTTTATAGTTTCGGAATGTTATTGATGGAAATGGCTAGTAGAAGAAAGAACGTAAATTCTTTTGCAGAGCATTCAAGCCAAATTTACTTTCCTACTTGGGTCTATGACCAATTGCACGATGGAAAGGACATACAAATGGAAGATGGCACggaggaggaaaagaaaatgattaagaaGATGATCATAGTTGCACTATGGTGCATACAGATGAAGCCTAGTGATCGCCCTTCAATGAACAATGTCGTAGAAATGCTTGAGGGAGAAGTTGAATGCTTACAAATGCCTCCAATGCCTACTCTATCATCGCCAGATAGACCCATAATGAATGCTGGAGAGAATTCAAGTCAAAGTTACTCGTCAATTCAATCATATGaatcaaatcaatcaactcAATTTTAA
- the LOC133881285 gene encoding rust resistance kinase Lr10-like: protein MCENPVSSPFYLETSTCFSINGSEYSSISSKMYRYVKVGRTNASDVEDSCQIEGMSLTSWPGNDDRHVSCSDVHNVLVYGFELSWLQVMCERSCGSRQNCYLDEANHVQCDQQWGSLHLYHAYYVFLRGLKIIGVYKALITVIGTPCVIAFLIYKWRRRHLSMYDAIEEFLETHNNLMPIRYSYSEITKMTKSLKDKLGEGGYGTVCKGTLRSGRLVVIKMLGKSKANGQDFINEVATIGRIHHVNVVQLIGFYVQGSNRALIYEFMPKESLNKYIFSLEESVILSYKKIYDIAIGVARGIEYLHRGCDMQILHFDIKPHNILLDENFTPKVSDFGLAKLYPVDNNIVSLTAVRGTLG, encoded by the exons ATGTGTGAAAATCCGGTGAGTTCGCCATTCTATTTGGAGACTTCTACTTGCTTTAGTATTAATGGATCAGAGTATTCTTCCATCTCTTCCAAGATGTATAGATATGTCAAAGTCGGCAGAACGAATGCATCGGATGTGGAGGACTCGTGCCAAATAGAGGGAATGTCTCTGACATCGTGGCCAGGAAATGATGACAGACATGTTTCCTGTTCAGACGTCCACAACGTATTGGTATATGGTTTTGAGCTTTCATGGCTCCAAGTTATGTGTGAAAGAAGCTGCGGATCAAGACAAAATTGCTACTTGGATGAGGCGAATCATGTTCAATGTGATCAACAGTGGG GATCCCTCCACCTATACCATGCGTACTACG TTTTTCTTCGGGGACTAAAGATCATTG GAGTATACAAGGCCCTAATAACTGTAATAGGGACTCCATGTGTGATTGCGTTTTTGATATATAAATGGCGTCGAAGACATTTATCTATGTATGATGCTATTGAAGAATTTCTGGAAACCCACAACAACCTCATGCCAATAAGGTACTCTTACTCAGAAATTACGAAGATGACCAAAAGTTTGAAGGACAAATTGGGTGAAGGAGGCTATGGCACTGTTTGTAAAGGAACGCTTCGAAGTGGCCGTCTTGTAGTTATAAAGATGTTAGGTAAATCCAAAGCTAACGGACAAGACTTTATCAATGAAGTTGCAACCATTGGAAGGATTCACCATGTTAATGTAGTACAGCTTATTGGATTTTACGTTCAAGGGTCAAACCGGGCTCTCATATATGAATTCATGCCTAAAGAGTCTTTGAATAAGTACATTTTCTCGCTAGAAGAAAGTGTTATCCTAAgctacaaaaaaatatatgatattgCTATAGGTGTTGCTCGTGGGATTGAATATTTACATCGAGGGTGTGACATGCAAATTTTGCACTTTGATATCAAGCCTCACAACATTCTTCTTGATGAGAATTTTACTCCTAAGGTTTCGGACTTTGGTCTTGCAAAACTATATCCAGTAGATAACAACATTGTTTCTTTGACTGCAGTAAGAGGGACATTAGGATAA